The Candidatus Parvarchaeota archaeon genome segment CTTGAAGGCGTCAAGGATGGAAAAAGATTCTTGCAGGTTGCCTCAAAAATCACGCGAAAAAAACCCATAGTCGCGATAAAGGCAGGCAAAAGTAAGCTTGGCGCGCAGGCTGCAAAATCCCACACAGGCTCGCTTGCAGGCTCTGCAATGGCGTATGCTGCCGCATTTGCGCAGTCAAGGATTACCGAGGCCGAGACGCTTGACGAGCTGTTTGACTTTGCAAAAATCTTCAGCCAGCCAATATGCTGCGCAAACAGGGTGGCAGTCATAACAAACGGAGGGGGCAACGGCGTTTTGGCGGCAGACGCAATCGAGCAGCACTCACTTGACCTGGCGAAATTTTCGGACAGCTCTCTTGCTGCACTAAAGGAGCTTTTGCCCCCCTATGCAAACGCGCGCAACCCACTTGACCTTATCGGCGATGCGGATTCTGCAAGGTTTGAGAGGGCAATTCGAATCTGCCTTGATGACAGGGGGGTTGACGCGCTTGTTGTAAACGTATTATTCCAGACTGCGGCAATCGACACGCGCATTGTAAGCGTGCTTGTGAAAGCCAACGGGGAGAAGAAAAAGCCAATCATAGTCATTGCAACAGGCGGGGAATACACTGAAATGCACAGGCGCATACTTGAAAGCTACGGCATCCCGACATACTCCTCTCC includes the following:
- a CDS encoding CoA-binding protein codes for the protein MVLKNFLEGGYPGKLYAVNPNVPEVLGVKCAKSVADIAGPVDCAVIAIPALAVVDVLEQCGKKGIKAAVVISGGFGEVGNVELEGRLVEAASKHGMAVIGPNCMGVINPEKRVDSVFLPIYKLGRPHVGEISFISQSGAVGGCIVDLAARAGVGMSKFVSYGNASVVSECDLLEYLGNDLSTKIIVCYLEGVKDGKRFLQVASKITRKKPIVAIKAGKSKLGAQAAKSHTGSLAGSAMAYAAAFAQSRITEAETLDELFDFAKIFSQPICCANRVAVITNGGGNGVLAADAIEQHSLDLAKFSDSSLAALKELLPPYANARNPLDLIGDADSARFERAIRICLDDRGVDALVVNVLFQTAAIDTRIVSVLVKANGEKKKPIIVIATGGEYTEMHRRILESYGIPTYSSPSSGVKALSKFLQYCDHYKKFNKTACLI